The proteins below are encoded in one region of Penaeus monodon isolate SGIC_2016 chromosome 32, NSTDA_Pmon_1, whole genome shotgun sequence:
- the LOC119593574 gene encoding LOW QUALITY PROTEIN: uncharacterized protein LOC119593574 (The sequence of the model RefSeq protein was modified relative to this genomic sequence to represent the inferred CDS: deleted 1 base in 1 codon), producing MAARNFTSVAEILALGLSRPGMAPSASSWPSASGGEGWASNSSHSSRLEDYRRVPEGGADAWPWGTAGARNAGSDTEVQRDNVSDALYSVYNAMSSGYISSENDSEVRLDSQEYHRLENQSVGAFSVGSRNGAFENARVGLVGNGDAESAAGSAEVSVGEGGATSSFMGALLGFSRRAADDEGSLPSRNSSSIFRDVFNLTLDGGNETFGALESGDFQGLLGLQGAPYFSAYTHNGSHHGGNSTSEAETLFANYPPLLLDLAVFFCVLFIVLGVPGNLITIVALVKCKKVGRQKPLVATMELIQHPPKALRYYEEEERKNVKDSGKKLIKTEGKTFGLLVNGNKDKY from the exons ATGGCggccaggaacttcacctccgtGGCCGAGATCCTCGCGCTGGGACTGAGTCGGCCCGGGATGGCGCCGTCGGCCTCCTCCTGGCCCAGTGCCTCAGGGGGCGAAGGATGGGCCAGTAATTCCTCACACTCCTCAAGACTAGAGGACTACAGGAGAGTCCCGGAAGGAGGCGCAGACGCGTGGCCTTGGGGGACTGCAGGAGCGAGGAATGCGGGGAGTGACACGGAAGTGCAGCGGGACAACGTTAGTGATGCGTTATACTCGGTTTACAATGCGATGAGTAGTGGTTACATTAGCAGTGAAAACGACAGTGAAGTGAGATTAGATAGTCAGGAATATCACCGCCTTGAAAACCAGTCAGTAGGTGCTTTTAGTGTTGGATCTAGAAATGGTGCGTTTGAAAATGCTCGTGTTGGTTTAGTAGGTAATGGAGATGCTGAGTCCGCGGCCGGTTCCGCCGAGGTGTCCGTGGGTGAGGGCGGCGCGACCAGCAGCTTCATGGGTGCTTTGTTAGGGTTCTCGCGCCGCGCCGCAGACGACGAGGGCTCTCTACCGTCCAGAAATTCATCCTCGATCTTTAGAGACGTCTTCAACCTCACCCTCGACGGTGGCAACGAGACCTTCGGTGCCCTGGAGAGCGGGGACTTCCAGGGGCTGCTGGGCCTGCAGGGCGCCCCTTACTTCTCCGCGTACACGCACAACGGCAGCCACCACGGCGGCAACAGTACGAGCGAGGCGGAGACGCTCTTCGCGAACTACCCGCCGCTGCTGCTGGACCTCGCCGTCTTCTTCTGCGTCCTATTCATCGTGCTGGGCGTCCCCGGCAATCTCATCACCATCGTCGCGCTCGTCAAGTGTAAAAAGGTAGGTAGGCAAAAGCCCCTTGTTGCT ACCATGGAGCTTATACAACATCCCCCGAAGGCCTTGCGAT attatgaagaagaagaacggaAAAATGTAAAGGATTCtggaaagaaattaataaaaacagaaggaaagactTTTGGGCTTTTGGTtaatggaaataaagataaatattaa